The following proteins are encoded in a genomic region of bacterium:
- a CDS encoding PorV/PorQ family protein yields the protein MSRKSLLFMALFAAGLLSAGSSVYAISGAGAIALEFPIGARYNALGEAGTALSQDATAMWWNPGGLAFATDVHSGRIHAMQSKLVPDLADDIAIYWGGYVGRKWGGSLGFNLTYLSMGEQLATSDDGTPGENFTSNMWAAGVVYGTRLSPNLGFGIGFKFFRDNLAPDNVLQDKQGGSGSTFAVDAGVLWKVPSLKSNFAVAISNLGPNITHVDADQSDPLPRKITFGAARSLMHSEATSLLFVADMLVPLLSWDDAADDYGLGLDFGEKEWGVGLEWSYVQSLFIRLGYKKGTGQIEDMTWGLGMHMGRWVGQNITFGFASVPQAKGLKNVNRFSIGYDF from the coding sequence ATGTCTAGGAAATCGTTGCTGTTCATGGCGCTGTTCGCCGCCGGACTCCTGTCCGCCGGCTCCAGCGTGTACGCCATCTCGGGTGCGGGCGCCATCGCGCTGGAGTTCCCCATCGGCGCGCGGTACAACGCCCTCGGCGAGGCGGGCACCGCCCTGTCGCAGGACGCGACGGCCATGTGGTGGAACCCCGGCGGGCTGGCCTTCGCGACCGACGTGCACAGCGGGCGGATCCACGCCATGCAGTCTAAGCTGGTGCCCGACCTGGCCGACGACATCGCCATCTACTGGGGCGGTTACGTGGGCCGCAAGTGGGGCGGTTCGCTCGGCTTCAACCTCACCTACCTGAGCATGGGCGAACAGCTCGCCACGAGCGACGACGGCACCCCGGGCGAGAACTTCACGTCCAACATGTGGGCCGCCGGCGTGGTCTACGGCACGCGCCTCTCGCCGAACCTCGGCTTCGGCATCGGCTTCAAGTTCTTCCGCGACAACCTCGCTCCCGACAACGTGCTGCAGGACAAGCAGGGCGGCTCGGGCAGCACCTTCGCGGTCGACGCGGGCGTGCTCTGGAAGGTGCCTTCGTTGAAGTCGAACTTCGCGGTGGCCATCAGCAACCTCGGCCCGAACATCACCCACGTGGACGCCGACCAGAGCGATCCCCTGCCGCGCAAGATCACCTTCGGCGCGGCGCGCAGCCTCATGCACAGCGAGGCCACCTCGCTGCTCTTCGTGGCGGACATGCTGGTGCCCCTGCTGAGCTGGGACGACGCCGCGGACGATTACGGGCTGGGGCTGGACTTCGGCGAGAAGGAATGGGGCGTGGGCCTCGAGTGGTCCTACGTCCAGTCGCTGTTCATCCGCCTCGGTTACAAGAAGGGGACCGGGCAGATCGAGGACATGACCTGGGGGCTCGGCATGCACATGGGCCGGTGGGTCGGCCAGAACATCACCTTCGGCTTCGCTTCGGTGCCTCAGGCGAAGGGGCTGAAGAACGTCAACCGTTTCTCCATCGGTTACGATTTCTAG